The following are encoded in a window of Sutcliffiella horikoshii genomic DNA:
- a CDS encoding S16 family serine protease, protein MNIEIEMKNKNLPFMATILLYLTQLILYLAGLISGTVFVKFLLFMSVMFVIFLFVIRNIVISKRAFVYSTILSSLLLIYELPLTLFGENDYLVTRYSEPEELIKGTSIYLLSVKIDHLSNVNNEHEIRAMYNDNQRVYDVVPGTNFKFYKDKNSSIFEFIGLYKSEVEKSFENVTTYLKTNNHAIDEFFARDENVGSSAGLALVLSSFIDQGKFQNNVPIAVTGAISKIGEVKKVGGIKEKIQIANEGEFSFMIIPIGNLTEANEVKERLNLSIKIIGVRDVDEAIKIIKKYN, encoded by the coding sequence ATGAATATAGAAATTGAAATGAAAAATAAAAATCTTCCATTTATGGCAACAATACTTCTTTATTTAACGCAACTAATTTTATATCTTGCTGGTCTCATTTCCGGCACGGTTTTTGTGAAATTTCTGTTATTTATGAGTGTTATGTTTGTTATATTCTTGTTTGTTATTAGAAATATAGTAATTTCAAAACGTGCGTTTGTGTATTCAACGATTTTGTCCTCGCTTCTACTAATTTACGAGTTGCCACTTACACTTTTTGGTGAAAATGATTATTTGGTTACAAGATACAGTGAGCCAGAGGAATTAATAAAAGGAACTAGTATATATTTACTATCCGTAAAAATTGACCATTTAAGTAATGTAAATAACGAACATGAGATACGGGCTATGTATAATGATAATCAAAGAGTTTATGATGTAGTTCCTGGCACCAATTTTAAATTCTACAAGGATAAAAATTCATCAATTTTTGAATTTATAGGTTTATATAAAAGTGAAGTTGAAAAATCTTTTGAGAATGTAACAACTTATTTAAAAACAAACAACCATGCAATTGATGAATTTTTTGCACGTGACGAAAATGTCGGGAGCAGTGCTGGTCTAGCTTTAGTACTATCTAGTTTTATCGATCAAGGTAAGTTTCAAAATAATGTCCCAATTGCTGTAACGGGAGCCATAAGTAAAATTGGGGAAGTAAAGAAAGTTGGAGGTATTAAAGAAAAAATACAGATTGCTAATGAAGGTGAGTTCTCATTTATGATAATCCCTATTGGAAATCTTACAGAAGCCAACGAAGTGAAAGAAAGATTAAATCTATCAATTAAAATAATCGGAGTTCGGGATGTAGATGAGGCAATAAAAATTATTAAAAAATATAACTAA
- a CDS encoding CPBP family intramembrane glutamic endopeptidase — MVPNFFFGELFLFPFRYIVSDFSTEVEFSFNMEFKVEEREMESPIDIEKKQWIALVIYFGSYIMSDLLDSIYDFSHLTLVTFSFIHFSLLLFLIIYLLKKDLSITVFNKEQASTRKSLLIIFMSLFIIVIGLIIISILRSLLLSTPNENPTVNILKSFPIMIIPMVLMGPIIEEIIFRRILLVSFTKKYNLLVAVVIVSIIFAVWHQSLSSFPNYFFLSVVYSYSYYLSNRLMVPVILHVLWNLIASSIQIFVM; from the coding sequence ATGGTACCTAATTTCTTTTTTGGTGAACTTTTCCTTTTTCCTTTTCGTTATATAGTTAGCGACTTTTCAACCGAAGTGGAATTTTCTTTTAATATGGAGTTTAAAGTGGAGGAAAGAGAAATGGAATCACCAATTGATATTGAAAAAAAACAATGGATAGCTTTAGTTATTTACTTTGGTTCTTATATCATGTCTGATTTATTAGATTCAATTTATGATTTTAGTCATTTAACATTGGTAACATTTAGTTTCATTCATTTTTCATTGTTATTATTTTTAATCATCTATTTATTAAAGAAAGATTTAAGCATAACGGTTTTCAATAAGGAACAAGCAAGTACAAGAAAATCTTTACTCATTATATTTATGAGTCTATTCATTATAGTTATTGGATTAATAATTATTTCTATACTAAGAAGCTTGTTGCTATCTACTCCCAATGAAAATCCAACAGTAAATATATTAAAGTCATTCCCAATTATGATTATCCCAATGGTTTTAATGGGTCCAATAATAGAGGAGATAATTTTTAGAAGGATTTTACTTGTTTCCTTTACAAAGAAATATAATTTATTAGTTGCTGTCGTTATTGTATCCATAATTTTTGCTGTTTGGCATCAATCCTTATCTAGCTTCCCGAATTATTTTTTTCTTTCCGTAGTATATAGTTATAGCTATTATCTTAGTAACAGATTAATGGTTCCAGTTATTCTTCATGTCTTATGGAACTTAATTGCATCATCTATACAAATTTTTGTGATGTAA
- a CDS encoding GNAT family N-acetyltransferase, whose translation MEYRKAVKEDSESLSKLAYKSKAYWGYSESFMKQCKKDLTVTKNYIEEQAVFLLEDNNRIIAFYSFSITNYKLEALFIDPDYIGKGVGKIMWTHLINKAKELGMNEFTLDSEPKAEGFYLKMGAIKTGYSPSTVFPDRKLPLMKVQVI comes from the coding sequence ATGGAATATAGAAAAGCAGTAAAAGAAGATAGTGAATCACTCAGTAAATTAGCTTATAAGTCAAAGGCATACTGGGGATATTCAGAATCATTTATGAAACAATGTAAAAAGGACTTAACAGTAACAAAAAATTATATAGAAGAACAGGCTGTATTCTTATTAGAGGACAATAATAGGATAATAGCATTTTATAGCTTCTCCATTACAAACTATAAACTCGAGGCATTGTTTATTGATCCAGATTATATTGGGAAAGGGGTAGGGAAAATAATGTGGACGCATTTAATTAACAAAGCTAAAGAACTAGGAATGAATGAGTTTACTCTCGACAGTGAGCCTAAAGCAGAGGGTTTTTATTTAAAAATGGGAGCAATAAAAACCGGTTATTCTCCATCAACAGTTTTTCCGGATAGAAAATTACCCCTAATGAAAGTTCAAGTAATATAA
- a CDS encoding winged helix-turn-helix domain-containing protein, which produces MSVVFNISDYSVMIDGEELKLLRKEFLLLDYLYQNGNKALSRHQLLDAVWPLQVPSDRTVDDHVYRLRKKLKKWEHALKLETVKGFGYKLTVFQQKEFMSFPFVEDQEFQQLTINLISKYHLFGHGEAIEELLSKHTFGIEIDEKLLLVMKLLRGDFKAFLHSPLPFKEKALPLLFLYSTVEEDIHAINYYYRIFEDKQLFENEGKEEIDFFKILLCLKEKNFRHAFEILEATEKTISLDVPGFYGFFQVNWLAYAIGRKDWKLAEDKIKCLHAFFKDKPYQREYGLFLMLKGIYFLHQKRKSLGVDLISQSFHVLEKTKFVMHTLISILVAGLLQGDLHCKEAEEIILLKKNEVFDKYQLIPLKKQIKTLFDSVL; this is translated from the coding sequence ATGTCGGTCGTTTTCAATATTAGTGACTATTCCGTTATGATTGACGGAGAAGAGTTAAAGCTTTTACGAAAAGAATTTTTACTCCTTGATTACCTTTATCAAAATGGAAATAAGGCTTTATCGCGACATCAGCTCTTGGATGCAGTTTGGCCATTACAGGTTCCATCCGACCGGACCGTTGACGATCATGTTTATCGCCTTCGTAAAAAGCTAAAGAAGTGGGAGCATGCTTTGAAACTGGAGACGGTTAAAGGCTTTGGGTATAAATTAACAGTGTTTCAACAAAAAGAGTTCATGTCGTTTCCGTTTGTAGAGGACCAGGAGTTTCAACAACTTACCATAAATCTTATTAGTAAATATCATCTTTTTGGACATGGAGAAGCCATTGAGGAGTTACTAAGTAAGCATACCTTTGGAATAGAAATAGATGAAAAGTTGCTACTAGTAATGAAGTTATTACGTGGTGATTTTAAAGCATTTTTACATTCTCCATTACCTTTTAAGGAAAAAGCATTACCGTTGCTTTTCCTATACTCGACAGTTGAAGAAGACATCCACGCAATAAATTACTATTATCGTATATTTGAAGACAAACAACTTTTTGAAAATGAGGGCAAGGAAGAGATAGATTTTTTCAAAATTCTTCTTTGTTTAAAAGAAAAAAATTTTCGTCATGCTTTTGAAATTTTGGAAGCAACTGAAAAGACTATTTCTCTCGATGTACCTGGCTTCTATGGATTTTTCCAAGTTAATTGGCTAGCCTATGCTATTGGTCGGAAAGATTGGAAATTAGCAGAAGATAAAATAAAATGCCTACATGCGTTCTTTAAGGATAAACCATATCAAAGGGAATACGGTTTGTTTTTAATGTTAAAGGGGATTTACTTTCTCCATCAGAAAAGAAAATCACTCGGTGTGGATTTGATTTCTCAATCTTTTCATGTTCTTGAAAAAACAAAGTTTGTCATGCACACTTTAATTTCTATTTTGGTAGCTGGACTATTGCAGGGTGATCTTCACTGTAAAGAGGCCGAAGAAATAATCCTCCTTAAAAAGAACGAAGTTTTCGATAAATATCAATTAATTCCGCTTAAAAAACAAATTAAAACTTTATTTGATTCCGTACTCTGA
- a CDS encoding MFS transporter: protein MSIVNIKKETIWQNSIFMKLFASYSVSMLGHWFDMVAIIILFGYVWQANPVMIALIPVAYALPHVLLGQFAGVLSDKFHKVKIMMYADFITAVLTVCLLFTNTPWMALVIISLRATVNVVHTPAQQGLIKLVVKENLIMKAVTLNGTVNQLAKIIGPFIGATLIGLVSPKICILINAIAFTISAFILLFVYLDKEMKRITTVPKNETALIEESFWGAWRQGWLIIFKRRVIVVSFIATFLGLTVIQMVDIQFPVLFRELAPHFPELTGWLMGGSGLGAVVMIIFLNRFETLKHFGWLIGAGMLLVGGGFGGVGFLKEGFNVLYPVFLCFIGGLGVGLLTITPQYIIQKETKEHEIGRVSGIFSSIISFTVLASPLMGGFLVQIFGVIPLYLSSGAVLLLIGTVLVTFNTFLFPEQKAEKEILAVDAK, encoded by the coding sequence ATGTCAATTGTAAATATAAAGAAAGAGACGATTTGGCAAAACTCCATTTTTATGAAGTTATTTGCCTCATATTCTGTATCGATGCTTGGGCATTGGTTTGATATGGTGGCAATAATTATTTTATTTGGATACGTTTGGCAAGCAAATCCCGTGATGATTGCTCTTATCCCTGTTGCATATGCACTTCCTCACGTCTTGCTTGGACAATTTGCAGGAGTATTAAGCGATAAATTTCATAAAGTGAAAATTATGATGTACGCGGACTTCATTACCGCTGTCTTAACTGTATGTCTGCTGTTTACGAATACACCATGGATGGCACTAGTCATAATTTCATTAAGAGCAACAGTAAATGTAGTGCACACCCCTGCTCAGCAAGGACTTATTAAACTAGTCGTAAAAGAAAACCTCATTATGAAAGCAGTCACTCTTAACGGCACAGTGAATCAATTAGCCAAAATTATAGGCCCTTTTATTGGGGCTACCTTAATTGGCCTCGTGTCACCAAAGATTTGCATTCTAATTAATGCCATTGCGTTTACTATTTCGGCTTTTATCCTATTATTTGTTTATTTAGATAAAGAAATGAAAAGGATAACTACCGTACCAAAAAATGAAACAGCATTGATTGAAGAAAGCTTTTGGGGAGCTTGGAGACAGGGCTGGCTCATTATATTTAAAAGAAGAGTAATAGTTGTTAGTTTCATCGCAACCTTCTTAGGTTTGACTGTCATTCAAATGGTGGACATTCAATTCCCTGTTCTTTTCCGTGAACTTGCACCACATTTTCCTGAGCTCACTGGTTGGTTAATGGGCGGTTCAGGACTTGGAGCAGTGGTAATGATTATCTTTTTAAATCGCTTTGAAACATTAAAGCATTTTGGATGGTTAATTGGTGCTGGCATGCTGTTAGTAGGCGGCGGCTTTGGCGGAGTGGGTTTCCTAAAGGAAGGTTTTAATGTTCTCTATCCCGTCTTCCTTTGCTTTATTGGTGGATTAGGGGTGGGGTTATTAACTATCACGCCCCAATACATTATACAAAAAGAAACGAAAGAACACGAAATCGGGCGTGTCTCCGGGATTTTTAGTTCGATTATTAGCTTTACCGTATTAGCCTCTCCGCTAATGGGTGGTTTTCTCGTTCAGATTTTCGGTGTCATCCCTTTATACCTATCCTCTGGCGCGGTTTTACTTCTTATTGGAACTGTGTTAGTTACCTTTAACACGTTCCTCTTTCCAGAACAGAAGGCAGAGAAAGAAATCCTTGCAGTAGATGCCAAATAG